A region of Streptomyces sp. WMMC500 DNA encodes the following proteins:
- a CDS encoding shikimate dehydrogenase, whose translation MREGPRRAAVLGSPIAHSLSPVLHRAAYDDLGLTGWTYGRYEVDEKQLAAFLDSLTPGEWAGLSLTMPLKRAAIPLVDEVSATARSVEAVNTVVLRDDGRRFGDNTDIPGIAAALRERGIEKVERAAVLGAGATASSALAALAAVCSGEVTAYVRSAARATEMEQWGERLGVSVICADWSGAAAAFDAPLVVATTPAGATDELAAGVPERPGALFDVLYEPWPTPLAGAWAARGGTVVGGLDLLVHQAVLQVEQMTGAARAPLAAMREAGEAALRARTL comes from the coding sequence GTGAGGGAAGGGCCGCGGCGTGCGGCCGTGCTCGGCTCGCCCATCGCCCACTCCCTGTCGCCGGTGCTGCACCGCGCCGCCTACGACGATCTCGGCCTGACGGGCTGGACGTACGGCCGCTACGAGGTGGACGAGAAGCAGCTCGCCGCCTTCCTCGACAGCCTGACGCCGGGGGAGTGGGCCGGGCTGTCGCTGACCATGCCGCTCAAGCGCGCGGCGATCCCGCTGGTCGACGAGGTCAGCGCCACCGCCCGGTCCGTCGAGGCCGTCAACACCGTCGTCCTGCGCGACGACGGCCGCCGCTTCGGCGACAACACCGACATCCCGGGGATCGCCGCGGCGCTGCGCGAGCGCGGCATCGAGAAGGTCGAGCGCGCCGCCGTCCTCGGCGCCGGCGCCACCGCCTCCTCCGCGCTCGCCGCCCTCGCCGCCGTCTGCTCCGGGGAGGTCACGGCGTACGTACGCTCCGCCGCCCGCGCGACGGAGATGGAGCAGTGGGGTGAGCGCCTCGGCGTTTCGGTGATCTGTGCGGACTGGTCCGGGGCCGCCGCCGCCTTCGACGCCCCGCTCGTCGTCGCCACCACCCCGGCCGGCGCCACCGACGAGCTCGCGGCCGGGGTGCCGGAGCGCCCCGGCGCGCTCTTCGACGTGCTGTACGAGCCGTGGCCCACGCCGCTCGCCGGCGCGTGGGCCGCGCGTGGCGGGACGGTCGTCGGAGGTCTCGACCTGCTGGTGCACCAGGCGGTGCTGCAGGTGGAGCAGATGACGGGCGCCGCCCGGGCCCCGCTGGCGGCCATGCGGGAGGCCGGCGAGGCCGCGCTCCGCGCCCGTACGCTCTGA
- a CDS encoding shikimate kinase, with product MTSSTEGRERPDTPAPAGRTAGPAVVLVGPPGAGKSTVGAVLAARLGTTVRDTDEDIERAAGKPIPDIFYDDGEPAFRALERAAVRAALAEHPGVLALGGGAVMDPGTRELLAVHPVVFLDVEMADAVKRVGLDAPRPLLAVNPRQQWRTLMEQRRPHYTEVARATVTTAGRTPDEVAELVLAALESHPA from the coding sequence ATGACCAGCAGCACCGAGGGCCGTGAGCGCCCCGACACCCCCGCGCCCGCAGGACGTACGGCCGGCCCCGCCGTCGTGCTCGTCGGCCCGCCCGGCGCCGGCAAGTCCACCGTCGGCGCCGTGCTCGCCGCCCGGCTCGGCACCACCGTCCGCGACACCGACGAGGACATTGAGAGGGCCGCGGGCAAGCCCATCCCCGACATCTTCTACGACGACGGCGAGCCCGCCTTCCGCGCCCTGGAGCGCGCCGCGGTGCGCGCCGCGCTCGCCGAGCACCCCGGCGTGCTGGCCCTCGGCGGCGGCGCCGTCATGGACCCCGGCACCCGCGAGCTGCTCGCCGTCCACCCCGTCGTCTTCCTCGACGTCGAGATGGCCGACGCCGTCAAGCGCGTCGGCCTCGACGCCCCCCGCCCGCTGCTGGCCGTCAACCCGCGCCAGCAGTGGCGCACCCTGATGGAACAGCGCCGCCCCCACTACACCGAGGTCGCCCGCGCGACCGTCACCACCGCCGGCCGCACGCCGGACGAGGTCGCCGAGCTCGTACTCGCAGCATTGGAGAGCCACCCCGCATGA
- the aroQ gene encoding type II 3-dehydroquinate dehydratase, with the protein MTRVLVLNGPNLGRLGSREPDVYGATSYAGLVEQCTALGKELGFEVEVRETNDEGEMIRWLHEAADGRLPVVINPGAFTHYSYGMRDAAAQRTAPLIEVHISNPHAREEFRHTSVIAAVASGTIAGFGIGSYLLALRALAQGAVAS; encoded by the coding sequence ATGACGCGCGTGCTGGTGCTCAACGGGCCGAACCTCGGCCGCCTCGGCTCCCGCGAGCCCGACGTCTACGGCGCCACGTCCTACGCGGGCCTCGTCGAGCAGTGCACCGCGCTCGGCAAGGAGCTGGGCTTCGAGGTCGAGGTGCGGGAGACCAACGACGAGGGCGAGATGATCCGCTGGCTGCACGAGGCCGCGGACGGCCGGCTGCCCGTGGTGATCAACCCGGGCGCCTTCACGCACTACTCGTACGGGATGCGCGACGCGGCGGCGCAGCGCACGGCGCCGCTGATCGAGGTGCACATCTCCAACCCGCACGCCCGCGAGGAGTTCCGGCACACCTCCGTGATCGCCGCGGTGGCCTCCGGCACGATCGCGGGCTTCGGCATCGGCTCCTACCTGCTGGCGCTGCGCGCGCTGGCGCAGGGCGCGGTTGCGTCCTGA
- the aroC gene encoding chorismate synthase, translated as MSRLRWLTAGESHGPALVATLEGLPAGVPVTTDLIADHLARRRLGYGRGARMKFERDEVAFIGGVRHGLTLGSPVAVMIGNTEWPKWEKVMAADPVDPAELAGIARNAPLTRPRPGHADLAGMQKYGFDEARPVLERASARETAARVALGAVARSYLKETAGIEIVSHVVELGGARAPYGSVPAPADVAQLDADPVRCLDADASKAMVAEIDQAHKDGDTLGGVVEVVAYGVPVGLGSHVHWDRRLDSRLAGALMGIQAIKGVELGDGFALARVPGSQAHDEIVGTDDGIRRSSGRSGGTEGGLSTGERLRVRAAMKPIATVPRALATVDVATGEATKAHHQRSDVCAVPAAGIVAEAMVALVLADAVAEKFGGDSVTETARNVRGYLENLAIR; from the coding sequence TTGAGCAGGTTGCGCTGGCTCACCGCAGGGGAATCGCACGGCCCGGCACTCGTCGCGACGCTGGAGGGCCTCCCCGCGGGGGTGCCCGTCACCACCGACCTGATCGCCGACCACCTCGCCCGCCGCCGGCTGGGGTACGGCCGCGGGGCGCGGATGAAGTTCGAGCGCGACGAGGTCGCCTTCATCGGCGGCGTACGCCACGGGCTCACCCTCGGCTCCCCGGTCGCGGTCATGATCGGGAACACCGAGTGGCCCAAGTGGGAGAAGGTCATGGCCGCCGATCCGGTGGACCCGGCCGAGCTGGCGGGCATCGCCCGCAACGCCCCGCTGACCCGCCCCCGCCCGGGCCACGCCGACCTCGCCGGCATGCAGAAGTACGGCTTCGACGAGGCCCGCCCGGTGCTGGAGCGCGCCTCGGCCCGCGAGACCGCGGCCCGGGTCGCGCTGGGCGCCGTGGCCCGCTCGTACCTGAAGGAGACCGCCGGCATCGAGATCGTCTCGCACGTCGTGGAGCTGGGCGGCGCCCGCGCCCCCTACGGCAGCGTCCCCGCCCCCGCCGACGTGGCGCAACTGGACGCCGACCCGGTGCGCTGCCTGGACGCGGACGCGAGCAAGGCGATGGTCGCCGAGATCGACCAGGCCCACAAGGACGGCGACACCCTCGGCGGCGTCGTCGAGGTCGTCGCGTACGGCGTGCCGGTCGGCCTCGGCTCGCACGTGCACTGGGACCGCCGGCTGGACTCCCGGCTGGCCGGGGCGCTCATGGGCATCCAGGCCATCAAGGGCGTCGAGCTGGGCGACGGCTTCGCGCTGGCCCGCGTCCCCGGCTCGCAGGCCCACGACGAGATCGTCGGCACCGACGACGGCATCCGCCGCTCCTCCGGCCGCTCCGGCGGCACCGAGGGCGGGCTGAGCACCGGCGAGCGCCTGCGCGTGCGTGCCGCGATGAAGCCCATCGCGACCGTGCCCCGCGCGCTGGCCACCGTGGACGTCGCCACCGGCGAGGCCACCAAGGCGCACCACCAGCGCTCCGACGTCTGCGCCGTGCCCGCCGCGGGCATCGTGGCGGAGGCGATGGTGGCGCTGGTGCTGGCCGACGCGGTGGCGGAGAAGTTCGGCGGCGACAGCGTCACGGAGACCGCCCGCAACGTCCGCGGCTACCTGGAGAACCTGGCGATCCGATGA
- the ruvX gene encoding Holliday junction resolvase RuvX codes for MIRRGRRLAVDVGDARIGVASCDPDGILATPVETVPGRDLPAAYRRLAALTEEYEPLEVLVGLPRSLHGGEGPAAAKVRGFAEKLARRVHPVPVRLVDERMSTVTAAQNLRAAGRSSRKGRPVVDQVAAVVILQSALEAERASGVAPGESVEVAM; via the coding sequence ATGATCCGCCGCGGGCGCCGGCTCGCGGTGGACGTCGGCGACGCCAGGATCGGGGTCGCGTCCTGCGACCCCGACGGGATCCTGGCCACGCCCGTGGAGACCGTGCCGGGCCGGGACCTGCCGGCGGCGTACCGCAGGCTGGCCGCGCTCACCGAGGAGTACGAGCCGCTGGAGGTGCTCGTCGGCCTGCCGCGCTCGCTGCACGGCGGCGAGGGCCCGGCCGCGGCCAAGGTCCGCGGCTTCGCCGAGAAGCTGGCGCGCCGCGTCCACCCCGTGCCCGTGCGGCTCGTCGACGAACGGATGTCCACGGTGACGGCCGCTCAGAACCTGCGTGCGGCCGGGAGGTCGAGCCGCAAGGGCCGACCGGTGGTCGACCAGGTGGCGGCCGTCGTCATCCTCCAGAGTGCGCTCGAAGCCGAACGGGCGTCGGGGGTCGCGCCGGGCGAGAGCGTCGAAGTGGCTATGTGA
- the aroB gene encoding 3-dehydroquinate synthase: MTPSAEGAEVTRIHIGGTAGTEPYEAVVGRQLLGELPRLIGERARRVAVIVPEALAETGEALRADLAGGDGYEAVVIQVPNAEEAKTAEVAAYCWRALGQSGFTRSDAVVGVGGGATTDLAGFVAASWLRGVRWVAVPTTVLGMVDAAVGGKTGINTAEGKNLVGAFHPPAGVLCDLAALDSLGVHDYVSGLAEVIKAGFIADPAILELIEADPEGARSPAGPHTAELVERAIRVKAEVVSADLKESGLREILNYGHTLGHAIEKNERYKWRHGAAVSVGMVFAAELGRIAGRLDDATADRHRAVLRAVGLPVTYRGDQWPRLLQTMKVDKKTRGDLLRFIVLDGLAKPAVLEGPDPAMLLAAHAEIAAGGEEAAG; this comes from the coding sequence ATGACACCGAGCGCCGAAGGGGCCGAGGTCACCCGCATCCACATCGGCGGCACCGCCGGCACGGAGCCGTACGAGGCCGTCGTCGGGCGGCAGTTGCTCGGCGAGCTGCCGCGGCTGATCGGCGAGCGGGCCAGGCGCGTCGCCGTCATCGTGCCGGAGGCCCTGGCCGAGACCGGCGAGGCGCTGCGCGCGGACCTGGCGGGCGGCGACGGGTACGAGGCCGTCGTCATCCAGGTGCCGAACGCCGAGGAGGCCAAGACCGCCGAGGTGGCCGCCTACTGCTGGCGTGCCCTCGGCCAGTCCGGCTTCACCCGCAGCGACGCCGTCGTCGGCGTCGGCGGCGGCGCCACCACCGACCTCGCCGGGTTCGTCGCCGCGAGCTGGCTGCGCGGCGTGCGCTGGGTGGCGGTGCCGACGACCGTGCTGGGCATGGTGGACGCCGCGGTCGGCGGCAAGACCGGCATCAACACCGCGGAGGGCAAGAACCTCGTCGGCGCGTTCCACCCGCCGGCCGGGGTGCTGTGCGACCTCGCCGCGCTGGACTCCCTGGGCGTCCACGACTACGTCTCCGGCCTCGCCGAGGTCATCAAGGCCGGCTTCATCGCCGACCCGGCGATCCTGGAGCTCATCGAGGCCGACCCCGAGGGCGCCCGCAGCCCCGCCGGGCCGCACACCGCGGAGCTGGTCGAGCGCGCGATCCGGGTCAAGGCCGAGGTGGTCTCGGCGGATCTGAAGGAGTCGGGCCTCAGGGAGATCCTCAACTACGGGCACACCCTCGGCCACGCGATCGAGAAGAACGAGCGCTACAAGTGGCGGCACGGCGCGGCCGTCTCCGTCGGCATGGTCTTCGCCGCCGAGCTGGGCCGGATCGCCGGCCGCCTCGACGACGCCACCGCCGACCGGCACCGCGCGGTGCTGCGCGCCGTCGGGCTGCCCGTGACGTACCGCGGCGACCAGTGGCCCAGGCTGCTGCAGACGATGAAGGTGGACAAGAAGACCCGCGGCGACCTGCTGCGCTTCATCGTCCTGGACGGGCTGGCGAAGCCGGCCGTGCTGGAGGGCCCCGACCCGGCGATGCTGCTCGCCGCGCACGCCGAGATCGCCGCGGGCGGCGAGGAGGCGGCCGGATGA
- the mltG gene encoding endolytic transglycosylase MltG, which produces MTDYGQNPGSQPWQPDDGLYGGQQDWQGGQPGTGHHHYGGQQPQQHYPHQPQSSWDSGQQPQYPGNWDTTGGGMPLADPYAAPVPQPDYYGTPDAYPPPNPHPRRPQPPQQPGHQQPHPHHQQPGHRQPPHQQQPPPHPAQGRRRPDGREDWDPASRPPERDDHPFFDGGGDDDFDDGRHDGPRDGRRSGGRSAGRDRRGAKRRNGCACLVIALVLAGGLGGLGYVGYNFWSDRFGAAPDYAGEGQGNVTVEIPEGATVTQMGNILKEKGVVKSVQAFIDAAGTETLHPGAYTLHKEMSGEAAVEMMMSPEAANALVVPEGRRATAVYAMIDEHLGLEEDTTAKVAEKGDLGLPDWAEGNPEGFLWPSNYSAAEGTDPKKVLREMVERANAKYTELGLEDKAEKVGQTPYEVLTIASLIEAEGQSKEEFGKVSRVIYNRLKPDNTATNGMLQFDSTINYAKGESNLDISNQDTQFDSPYNTYLHAGLPPGPIDNPSERAIEAALAPTQGDWLYFVTVKPGETRFTASKEEHDRNVEEFNENQRKEEDE; this is translated from the coding sequence ATGACTGACTACGGCCAAAACCCCGGCTCCCAACCCTGGCAGCCCGACGACGGCCTTTACGGCGGGCAGCAGGACTGGCAGGGAGGGCAGCCCGGCACCGGGCACCACCACTACGGGGGGCAGCAGCCGCAGCAGCACTACCCGCATCAGCCGCAGTCCTCCTGGGACTCGGGCCAGCAGCCGCAGTACCCCGGCAACTGGGACACCACCGGCGGCGGGATGCCGCTGGCCGACCCCTACGCCGCCCCCGTGCCGCAGCCCGACTACTACGGCACACCGGACGCCTACCCGCCGCCGAACCCGCACCCGCGCCGCCCGCAGCCGCCGCAGCAGCCGGGTCACCAGCAGCCGCACCCGCACCACCAGCAGCCCGGCCACCGGCAGCCGCCGCACCAGCAGCAGCCGCCCCCCCACCCGGCCCAGGGCCGCCGCCGCCCCGACGGCCGCGAGGACTGGGACCCCGCCTCCCGCCCGCCCGAGCGCGACGACCACCCCTTCTTCGACGGCGGCGGCGACGACGACTTCGACGACGGCCGCCACGACGGCCCCCGCGACGGCCGCCGAAGCGGCGGCCGGAGCGCCGGCCGCGACCGGCGCGGCGCCAAGCGCCGCAACGGGTGCGCCTGCCTCGTCATCGCCCTCGTGCTGGCCGGCGGCCTCGGCGGCCTCGGCTACGTCGGCTACAACTTCTGGAGCGACCGCTTCGGCGCCGCCCCCGACTACGCGGGCGAGGGCCAGGGCAACGTGACCGTGGAGATCCCCGAGGGCGCGACCGTCACGCAGATGGGGAACATCCTCAAGGAAAAGGGCGTGGTCAAGAGCGTCCAGGCGTTCATCGACGCCGCCGGCACGGAGACCCTGCACCCCGGCGCGTACACGCTGCACAAGGAAATGTCCGGCGAGGCCGCCGTCGAGATGATGATGAGCCCGGAGGCCGCCAACGCCCTCGTCGTCCCCGAGGGCCGGCGCGCCACCGCCGTCTACGCGATGATCGACGAGCACCTGGGGCTGGAGGAGGACACCACCGCCAAGGTCGCCGAGAAGGGCGACCTCGGCCTGCCCGACTGGGCGGAGGGCAACCCCGAGGGCTTCCTGTGGCCGTCGAACTACTCCGCCGCCGAGGGCACCGACCCCAAGAAGGTGCTGCGCGAGATGGTCGAGCGCGCCAACGCCAAGTACACGGAGCTGGGCCTGGAGGACAAGGCGGAGAAGGTGGGGCAGACCCCGTACGAGGTCCTCACCATCGCCAGCCTCATCGAGGCGGAGGGGCAGTCGAAGGAGGAGTTCGGCAAGGTCTCGCGGGTCATCTACAACCGCCTGAAGCCGGACAACACCGCCACCAACGGCATGCTGCAGTTCGACTCCACCATCAACTACGCCAAGGGCGAGTCGAACCTCGACATCTCCAACCAGGACACGCAGTTCGACTCCCCGTACAACACGTACCTCCACGCCGGCCTGCCGCCCGGGCCCATCGACAACCCCAGCGAGCGCGCCATCGAGGCGGCCCTCGCCCCGACCCAGGGCGACTGGCTGTACTTCGTCACCGTCAAGCCGGGCGAGACGCGCTTCACCGCCAGCAAGGAAGAACACGACCGCAACGTCGAGGAGTTCAACGAGAACCAGCGCAAGGAGGAGGACGAGTGA
- the alaS gene encoding alanine--tRNA ligase gives MESAEIRRRWLRFFEERGHTVVPSASLIADDPTLLLINAGMVPFKPYFLGEATPPYKRATSVQKCIRTPDIDEVGKTTRHGTFFQMCGNFSFGDYFKEGAATLAWELLTSPQDAGGYGLDPERLWITVYEDDDEAERIWREVVGVPPERIQRLGKEENYWDMGVPGPCGPCSEVNYDRGPGFGEAGGPAVNGERYVEIWNLVFMQYVRGPGKGKDYPILGDLPQQNIDTGLGLERLAMILQDVHNMYEIDTSRAVIDKAEELTGVRYGAAEHSDVSLRVVSDHMRASVMLIGDGVTPGNEGRGYVLRRIMRRAVRNMKLLGADRPVVGELVDVVIRTMGEQYPELVADRKRIESVALAEEARFLKTLKAGTNVLDTAVTEARAAGSGVLPGDKAFLLHDTWGFPIDLTLEMAGEQGLTVDEDGFRRLMKEQRERAKADAAAKKTGHADLSAYREVADSAGATEFTGYSHTDTESTVVGLLVGGVASPAATEGDEVEVILDRTPFYAEGGGQLADTGRIRLGSGAVVEVRDVQQPVPGVSVHKGVVQVGEVTVGEPAQAAIDVSRRRAIARAHSATHLTHQALRDALGPTAAQAGSENAPGRFRFDFGAPAAVPSGVLGDVEQKINEVLARELDVHAEVMSMQDAKKQGALAEFGEKYGDRVRVVTIGDFSKELCGGTHVHNTAQLGLVKLLGESSIGAGVRRVEALVGVDAYHFLAREHTVVHQLTELLKGRPEELPERISGMLARLKDAEKEIEKFRAEKVLQAAAGLAEGARDVRGVALVAARVPDGTAAEDLRKLVLDVRGRIPGDRPAVVALFSVAGARPVTVIATNEAARERGLKAGDLVRTAAKALGGGGGGKPDIAQGGGQDPQAVGEAVAAVERGVAEAAA, from the coding sequence ATGGAGTCGGCCGAAATCCGCCGCCGCTGGCTGCGCTTCTTCGAAGAGCGTGGGCACACCGTCGTGCCGTCGGCGTCGCTGATCGCCGACGACCCCACGCTGCTCCTCATCAACGCGGGCATGGTCCCCTTCAAGCCGTACTTCCTCGGCGAGGCCACCCCGCCGTACAAGCGCGCCACCAGCGTGCAGAAGTGCATCCGCACCCCGGACATCGACGAGGTCGGCAAGACCACCCGGCACGGCACGTTCTTCCAGATGTGCGGCAACTTCTCCTTCGGGGACTACTTCAAGGAGGGCGCCGCCACCCTCGCCTGGGAGCTGCTCACCAGCCCGCAGGACGCGGGGGGTTACGGCCTGGACCCCGAGCGCCTGTGGATCACGGTCTACGAGGACGACGACGAGGCCGAGCGCATCTGGCGCGAGGTGGTCGGCGTGCCCCCGGAGCGCATCCAGCGCCTGGGCAAGGAGGAGAACTACTGGGACATGGGCGTGCCCGGTCCCTGCGGCCCCTGCTCCGAGGTCAACTACGACCGCGGCCCCGGGTTCGGCGAGGCGGGCGGCCCCGCCGTCAACGGCGAGCGCTACGTGGAGATCTGGAACCTGGTCTTCATGCAGTACGTGCGCGGCCCCGGCAAGGGCAAGGACTACCCCATCCTCGGCGACCTGCCCCAGCAGAACATCGACACCGGACTCGGCCTCGAACGGCTGGCGATGATCCTGCAGGACGTGCACAACATGTACGAGATCGACACTTCGCGCGCCGTCATCGACAAGGCCGAGGAGCTGACCGGCGTGCGCTACGGCGCCGCCGAGCACTCGGACGTCTCGCTGCGCGTCGTCTCCGACCACATGCGCGCCTCCGTCATGCTCATCGGCGACGGCGTCACCCCCGGCAACGAGGGCCGGGGCTACGTGCTGCGCCGCATCATGCGCCGCGCCGTACGCAACATGAAGCTGCTCGGCGCCGACCGCCCCGTCGTCGGCGAGCTGGTCGACGTCGTCATCCGCACCATGGGCGAGCAGTACCCGGAGCTGGTCGCCGACCGCAAGCGCATCGAGTCCGTCGCGCTCGCCGAGGAGGCCCGCTTCCTCAAGACCCTCAAGGCCGGCACCAACGTGCTGGACACCGCCGTCACCGAGGCCCGGGCCGCCGGCTCCGGCGTGCTCCCCGGCGACAAGGCGTTCCTGCTCCACGACACCTGGGGCTTCCCGATCGACCTCACCCTGGAGATGGCCGGCGAGCAGGGCCTGACGGTCGACGAGGACGGCTTCCGGCGGCTGATGAAGGAGCAGCGGGAGCGGGCCAAGGCCGACGCCGCCGCCAAGAAGACCGGCCACGCCGACCTGTCCGCGTACCGCGAGGTCGCCGACTCCGCCGGCGCCACCGAGTTCACCGGCTACAGCCACACCGACACCGAGTCCACCGTCGTCGGCCTGCTGGTCGGCGGCGTGGCCTCGCCCGCCGCCACCGAGGGCGACGAGGTCGAGGTCATCCTCGACCGCACCCCCTTCTACGCGGAAGGCGGCGGCCAGCTCGCCGACACCGGCCGGATCCGGCTCGGCTCCGGCGCCGTGGTCGAGGTGCGCGACGTGCAGCAGCCCGTGCCGGGCGTCAGCGTGCACAAGGGCGTCGTCCAGGTCGGCGAGGTGACCGTCGGCGAGCCCGCGCAGGCCGCCATCGACGTGAGCCGGCGCCGCGCCATCGCCCGCGCCCACAGCGCCACCCACCTCACCCACCAGGCGCTGCGCGACGCCCTCGGCCCGACCGCCGCGCAGGCCGGCTCCGAGAACGCCCCGGGCCGCTTCCGCTTCGACTTCGGCGCCCCCGCCGCCGTACCGAGCGGCGTCCTGGGCGACGTCGAGCAGAAGATCAACGAAGTGCTGGCCCGCGAACTCGACGTACACGCCGAGGTCATGTCGATGCAGGACGCCAAGAAGCAGGGCGCCCTGGCCGAGTTCGGCGAGAAGTACGGCGACCGGGTCCGCGTCGTCACCATCGGCGACTTCTCCAAGGAGCTGTGCGGTGGCACGCACGTGCACAACACCGCCCAGCTCGGCCTGGTCAAGCTGCTCGGTGAGTCCTCCATCGGCGCCGGCGTGCGCCGGGTGGAGGCCCTGGTCGGCGTGGACGCCTACCACTTCCTCGCCCGCGAGCACACCGTGGTCCACCAGCTCACCGAGCTGCTGAAGGGCCGCCCGGAGGAACTGCCCGAGCGGATCTCCGGCATGCTCGCCCGGCTGAAGGACGCGGAGAAGGAGATCGAGAAGTTCCGCGCCGAGAAGGTGCTGCAGGCCGCCGCCGGCCTCGCCGAGGGCGCCAGGGACGTGCGCGGCGTCGCGCTCGTCGCCGCCCGGGTGCCGGACGGCACCGCCGCCGAGGACCTGCGCAAGCTCGTCCTGGACGTACGGGGCCGGATCCCCGGCGACCGGCCGGCCGTCGTGGCGCTCTTCTCCGTCGCGGGCGCCCGCCCCGTCACCGTGATCGCCACCAACGAGGCCGCCCGCGAGCGCGGCCTGAAGGCCGGCGACCTGGTGCGTACGGCCGCCAAGGCGCTCGGCGGCGGAGGCGGCGGCAAGCCCGACATCGCCCAGGGCGGCGGGCAGGACCCGCAGGCCGTCGGCGAGGCCGTGGCCGCGGTGGAGCGGGGCGTCGCGGAGGCCGCCGCCTGA